A single window of Bacteroidota bacterium DNA harbors:
- a CDS encoding amidohydrolase, giving the protein MNVEHIKSLAEKNFQRVLEIRRHIHANPELSFEEFKTSEYIATILDSLGIEYTKGIVKTGIVALIKGKNPDRRTLLLRADMDALPIVEANNVEYVSKNHGVMHACGHDVHSASLLGAAAILNECKDSFEGTIKLIFQPGEEVLPGGASLMIQEGVLKNPEVNIAIAQHVHPSMETGKVGFRSGMYMASTDEIYLTVAGKGGHAAMPADYNNPLLIASEILLELKKKFPNDSKSEIPTVLAFGKIEGKGATNVIPEKVELAGTFRTMNEKWRKEAHAEITRIVNEVAKKNNGTADLRIEIGYPFLVNDEKVTELCRSAAIQYLGQENVEELPLRMTAEDFAFFSQQVPCCFYRLGTGNKSKGITSGVHTSTFDIDDNALRIGSGLMAWLAIQQLNAQ; this is encoded by the coding sequence ATGAATGTAGAACACATAAAATCGTTAGCCGAAAAGAATTTTCAACGAGTTCTCGAGATTCGCAGACACATTCATGCTAATCCTGAATTATCGTTTGAAGAATTTAAAACGAGCGAATACATTGCAACAATATTAGATTCATTAGGGATTGAGTATACAAAAGGAATAGTGAAGACAGGAATTGTCGCCTTGATAAAAGGTAAGAATCCCGATAGAAGAACTTTGCTATTACGTGCCGATATGGATGCCTTGCCTATTGTTGAGGCAAATAATGTAGAATATGTTTCAAAAAATCATGGTGTCATGCATGCCTGCGGTCACGATGTACACAGCGCCAGTTTATTGGGGGCCGCTGCTATTTTAAATGAATGTAAAGATAGTTTTGAAGGCACCATCAAATTAATTTTTCAACCCGGAGAAGAAGTGTTACCGGGTGGCGCGTCACTGATGATTCAGGAAGGTGTTTTAAAAAATCCTGAAGTAAATATTGCCATCGCTCAACATGTTCATCCAAGTATGGAGACAGGAAAAGTTGGATTCAGGAGTGGGATGTATATGGCGAGTACGGATGAGATTTATTTAACTGTAGCAGGAAAGGGCGGACATGCTGCGATGCCTGCCGATTATAATAATCCGCTCTTAATTGCTTCTGAAATTCTTCTTGAGCTAAAGAAAAAATTTCCTAATGACAGCAAGTCAGAAATTCCAACTGTATTGGCTTTCGGAAAAATTGAAGGTAAGGGTGCCACAAATGTGATTCCTGAAAAAGTGGAATTAGCCGGGACCTTCCGCACAATGAATGAAAAGTGGAGAAAGGAAGCACACGCCGAAATCACACGCATCGTAAATGAAGTTGCCAAAAAAAATAATGGGACGGCAGATTTGCGCATTGAAATTGGCTATCCCTTTTTAGTCAATGATGAAAAAGTAACCGAATTATGTCGCTCTGCAGCCATTCAATATTTAGGACAGGAGAATGTGGAGGAATTGCCCTTACGAATGACTGCCGAGGACTTTGCGTTTTTCTCGCAGCAAGTGCCTTGCTGTTTTTATCGATTGGGTACCGGTAACAAATCAAAGGGAATTACCTCCGGCGTTCATACTTCTACATTCGACATCGACGATAACGCCTTACGCATAGGTTCCGGCTTAATGGCCTGGCTTGCTATTCAGCAGCTTAATGCCCAGTAA
- a CDS encoding bifunctional folylpolyglutamate synthase/dihydrofolate synthase, with the protein MNYSQTLEYLFSRLPMFQRVGAAAYKADLNNTIAICKELGNPQNKLQCIHVAGTNGKGSSSHMLAAVLQKAGYKVGLYTSPHMVDFRERIKINGKLIPKDYVIEFVEKHKEAFEKIEPSFFEWTVGLAFDYFANQEVDVAVIEVGLGGRLDSTNVIKPIVSLITNIGFDHMNLLGDTLVKIAGEKAGIIKERIPVVISQYQPEVAPVFNEKAKQLKSPIVFADKRYKLGSWEKNLDGLKVTLVNRNDNHSVTYQLDLSGTYQLKNILGVITALDFVKESGFIISEENISEGLKQVVKLTGLSGRWQTINEKPLIICDTGHNEDGINEVLKNIETIKHKQLHMVIGMVNDKDVSKVLSMLPKKAEYYFTKANIPRALNENELASQASQAGLKGTTYENVKSAIEAAKKKAKAGDLIFVGGSTFVVADALAI; encoded by the coding sequence ATGAACTATTCTCAAACGCTGGAATATCTCTTTTCGCGTTTACCCATGTTTCAGCGCGTTGGCGCTGCCGCGTATAAAGCCGATTTAAATAATACCATTGCTATTTGCAAGGAGCTCGGTAACCCGCAAAACAAATTACAGTGCATCCATGTAGCGGGCACGAACGGCAAAGGTTCTTCCTCTCACATGCTGGCGGCGGTTTTGCAAAAGGCAGGTTACAAAGTGGGATTGTATACCTCGCCACACATGGTGGATTTCAGAGAGAGAATTAAAATCAACGGAAAGCTTATTCCTAAAGATTATGTTATTGAGTTTGTAGAAAAACATAAAGAAGCTTTTGAAAAAATTGAACCTTCTTTTTTTGAATGGACAGTTGGTTTAGCCTTTGATTATTTCGCGAATCAGGAAGTAGATGTGGCGGTGATTGAAGTAGGCTTGGGTGGAAGATTGGATTCTACCAATGTTATTAAACCTATAGTGAGTTTGATTACTAATATTGGTTTTGATCACATGAATTTGTTAGGAGATACGCTGGTGAAAATTGCAGGAGAAAAAGCCGGCATCATTAAAGAAAGAATTCCCGTTGTGATTTCGCAATATCAACCGGAAGTAGCGCCTGTTTTTAATGAAAAGGCTAAACAATTGAAATCTCCCATCGTGTTTGCAGATAAACGTTACAAATTGGGCAGCTGGGAAAAAAATTTGGACGGACTCAAAGTTACATTAGTGAATAGAAACGATAATCATTCGGTAACGTATCAATTGGATTTAAGCGGAACGTATCAATTGAAAAATATATTAGGTGTCATCACTGCTTTGGATTTTGTAAAAGAAAGTGGTTTTATTATCAGTGAAGAAAATATTTCGGAAGGATTAAAGCAAGTGGTAAAATTGACGGGCTTAAGCGGAAGATGGCAAACCATCAATGAAAAGCCGCTCATTATTTGTGACACCGGACATAATGAAGATGGCATCAATGAAGTACTAAAAAACATTGAAACCATTAAGCACAAACAATTGCACATGGTAATTGGCATGGTGAATGATAAAGACGTTTCGAAAGTTTTATCCATGTTGCCGAAAAAGGCGGAATATTATTTTACAAAGGCGAATATTCCACGTGCGCTCAACGAAAACGAATTAGCATCTCAGGCTTCTCAAGCCGGATTAAAAGGAACTACTTACGAAAACGTAAAATCAGCGATTGAAGCTGCAAAGAAAAAAGCAAAAGCAGGCGATTTGATTTTTGTAGGTGGAAGTACTTTTGTGGTGGCGGATGCGCTGGCTATTTAG
- a CDS encoding TonB family protein, translating into MKITFNNAQKMNDIIFANRNKEYGAYALRSAYNATLIKVLSYVVSTVFLLSVGIYIANRNVKEKISVYVGTNDTTFTIPYDGTPPEPEKKQPEPPTKKAPAAILSTELSTNISDTVKHEQNGVTNNNINPIGDPKGDPNANNLTGTGTETAVTNVVPDVIEQPTAFPVQEPEFEGGFNALRAFLASNIVYPELAKDAGVGGTVHVTFIINEKGEIESSKLLKGIGYGCDEEAVRVVNKIPKFKKPGKNAAGKPVKVIYNIPIAFKLK; encoded by the coding sequence ATGAAAATTACATTCAACAATGCGCAAAAAATGAACGATATCATTTTTGCCAATCGCAACAAAGAATACGGCGCATACGCACTCCGTTCGGCATATAATGCCACTTTAATTAAAGTACTTTCTTACGTTGTATCTACTGTTTTTTTATTGTCAGTCGGAATTTATATTGCTAACCGTAATGTAAAAGAAAAAATTTCGGTATACGTTGGAACTAACGATACTACATTTACCATTCCATACGATGGTACACCACCGGAGCCGGAAAAAAAGCAACCGGAACCACCAACCAAAAAAGCACCGGCAGCCATTTTATCTACGGAGCTTTCAACGAATATTTCGGATACTGTTAAGCACGAGCAAAATGGTGTAACTAACAATAATATTAATCCAATTGGTGATCCAAAAGGCGACCCAAATGCCAATAATCTTACCGGAACAGGTACTGAAACGGCTGTAACTAATGTTGTACCGGATGTGATTGAGCAACCTACCGCCTTTCCGGTTCAAGAACCTGAATTTGAGGGAGGCTTTAATGCTCTACGCGCTTTTTTAGCCAGCAACATTGTTTATCCTGAGTTAGCGAAAGACGCTGGTGTTGGTGGAACCGTACACGTAACTTTCATTATTAATGAAAAAGGAGAAATAGAAAGTTCTAAACTTTTAAAGGGAATTGGTTATGGCTGCGATGAAGAAGCAGTGCGGGTAGTCAATAAAATTCCCAAATTCAAAAAACCCGGTAAAAACGCTGCCGGGAAGCCTGTAAAGGTGATCTATAATATTCCTATTGCGTTTAAATTAAAATAG
- a CDS encoding AtpZ/AtpI family protein: MAIQMAAIIGIGSWGGYKLDEYYQNSTPVFTIVLSLVSIFAAMYVSLKDLIFPKK; encoded by the coding sequence ATGGCCATACAAATGGCCGCTATTATTGGTATAGGAAGTTGGGGAGGTTATAAACTCGACGAGTATTATCAAAACAGCACGCCTGTATTTACTATTGTGTTAAGTTTAGTTTCTATTTTCGCCGCCATGTACGTTTCGTTAAAGGATTTAATTTTCCCAAAAAAGTAA
- a CDS encoding biopolymer transporter ExbD: MGLRKKMHREAEVSTDSLNDIMFFLLLFFLILSTMVSPNAMKVNLPSSKANKPIDNNKKPIHLAVTKERKYFVNSKEVDFGNLETLLLENIAGKTEPVIVLHIDKDLVYQDFIDVMQIGDRLKCKMVCATAPSNSQQ, from the coding sequence ATGGGATTACGTAAAAAAATGCATAGAGAAGCTGAGGTGAGCACCGATTCGTTAAACGATATCATGTTCTTCCTCCTTCTGTTTTTCTTGATTTTATCTACCATGGTTAGTCCGAATGCCATGAAGGTAAATCTACCAAGCTCGAAAGCAAACAAACCCATCGACAATAATAAAAAACCAATTCACTTAGCTGTTACAAAAGAGCGTAAGTATTTTGTAAATAGTAAGGAAGTTGATTTTGGAAATTTGGAAACGCTTTTATTGGAAAATATTGCAGGGAAAACGGAACCGGTTATTGTATTACATATTGATAAAGATTTAGTTTACCAGGATTTTATCGATGTGATGCAAATTGGTGATCGTTTAAAATGTAAAATGGTTTGTGCCACTGCACCTTCTAACTCTCAACAATAA
- a CDS encoding sulfite exporter TauE/SafE family protein has protein sequence MDILILLLVGLLAGILSGMVGIGGGIIIVPVLVYFLQFSQHKAQGTTLFMFLLPIGILGVMNYYKAGYVDFKTAIIIGSTFVIGSYFGSKWSISLDQKTVKQIFGVIIVLLGLKMVFWK, from the coding sequence ATGGATATTTTAATTTTATTACTTGTTGGCTTATTAGCCGGAATTCTGAGCGGTATGGTTGGGATTGGTGGCGGCATCATTATTGTTCCTGTGTTGGTTTATTTCTTACAATTCTCGCAGCACAAGGCACAGGGCACTACACTCTTTATGTTTTTATTACCAATCGGAATTTTAGGTGTGATGAATTATTACAAAGCCGGCTATGTTGATTTTAAAACAGCTATTATCATTGGTTCTACCTTTGTAATCGGAAGTTATTTCGGCAGTAAATGGTCTATTTCTTTAGATCAAAAAACCGTGAAGCAAATCTTTGGTGTTATTATAGTTTTACTCGGACTTAAAATGGTTTTTTGGAAATAA
- a CDS encoding DUF2452 domain-containing protein, whose product MENPIDKDKVAEQPGLIAYPHNVGSLMIKPEDEGKLKSRAMSAMREQTNMQLKQIQKQVQLLMEQAGQIQRRVEVSEKIYQADMSFEPFVGHTYYLYKKEDHYRLMMIGPDEWGKSKPVDLEYVSSARLLADHTWDIFD is encoded by the coding sequence ATGGAAAATCCAATTGATAAAGATAAGGTAGCAGAACAGCCGGGATTAATCGCGTATCCGCATAATGTGGGAAGCTTGATGATTAAACCGGAAGATGAAGGAAAATTAAAATCGCGTGCGATGTCGGCCATGCGCGAACAAACCAATATGCAATTGAAACAAATTCAAAAGCAGGTGCAGTTACTCATGGAGCAGGCCGGCCAAATTCAACGCAGGGTTGAGGTTTCAGAAAAAATTTATCAGGCCGATATGTCTTTCGAGCCTTTTGTAGGGCATACCTATTATTTATATAAAAAGGAAGATCATTACCGTTTAATGATGATCGGACCCGATGAATGGGGTAAATCTAAACCGGTTGACTTAGAATACGTTAGCTCCGCAAGGTTGCTCGCCGACCACACCTGGGATATATTTGACTAA
- a CDS encoding energy transducer TonB, with amino-acid sequence MYLSASEENKNRTISALISAAIMALVLLFLIWFTIITPNPPFPEVVGGGGGMEINFGTYNEGTGNVESNGIGDATSVVEQTETTPPPTNSNNETVYTSEDGEDVKVEDNKPKTQNNVTVIKPVVEKPREKTAAELLAEKFNKNKGKNGGGDGNSGQAGNEGSPDGNPNTNGTGGTGGGSDDGTGPGPGSGEGPYGTGKGKKFSFDLKGAAIVKPPSLPKDTKEEGKVVVEITVDKEGNVTEANPNGRGTTTSSAVLKAKARQAALATKFNVSGQFEEQKGTITIVFAFN; translated from the coding sequence ATGTACTTAAGCGCCTCCGAAGAAAATAAAAATCGCACCATCTCTGCACTCATCTCTGCAGCGATTATGGCTTTGGTATTGCTCTTTCTTATCTGGTTTACCATTATCACACCTAATCCTCCTTTCCCTGAAGTTGTAGGCGGCGGCGGTGGAATGGAGATTAATTTTGGAACTTATAACGAAGGAACCGGAAATGTTGAATCCAACGGAATTGGAGATGCGACGAGCGTGGTTGAACAAACGGAGACAACCCCTCCGCCAACAAACAGCAATAACGAAACTGTTTATACAAGTGAAGACGGCGAAGATGTGAAGGTGGAAGACAATAAACCGAAAACACAGAATAACGTAACAGTAATTAAACCGGTAGTAGAAAAGCCTCGCGAGAAAACTGCAGCTGAATTGCTCGCCGAAAAGTTTAATAAGAATAAAGGAAAGAACGGCGGCGGTGATGGCAATAGCGGACAAGCCGGAAACGAAGGAAGTCCGGATGGAAACCCTAACACGAATGGCACCGGTGGAACAGGTGGTGGGTCTGACGATGGCACCGGTCCTGGCCCAGGTTCTGGAGAAGGTCCTTATGGAACAGGAAAGGGAAAAAAATTTAGCTTTGATTTAAAAGGAGCCGCAATTGTTAAACCTCCTAGCTTACCAAAGGATACTAAGGAAGAAGGAAAAGTAGTGGTAGAGATTACAGTAGATAAAGAAGGAAATGTGACGGAAGCCAATCCTAACGGTCGTGGTACTACTACTTCAAGCGCGGTATTAAAAGCCAAAGCGCGTCAGGCTGCATTGGCAACAAAATTTAATGTGAGCGGACAATTTGAAGAACAAAAAGGAACAATCACCATCGTATTTGCATTTAATTAA
- a CDS encoding thymidine kinase, with amino-acid sequence MFLENTISQKRRGWIEVICGSMFSGKTEELIRRLKRAQFAKQKVEIFKPNIDTRYDDVKVVSHTGTEIHSTPVPASSNILLMVNDVDVVGIDEAQFFDEELPNVCKQLADMGIRVIVAGLDLDYLGKPFGPIPNLLATAEYVTKVHAICMHCGDLAYVSHRTIINDKLVVLGETDSYEPLCRVCYNKANENK; translated from the coding sequence ATGTTTTTAGAAAACACTATCTCCCAAAAACGCCGCGGCTGGATTGAAGTTATTTGCGGGAGTATGTTTTCAGGAAAGACGGAAGAATTAATACGACGACTGAAACGCGCACAATTCGCGAAACAGAAAGTAGAAATTTTCAAGCCCAACATTGATACGCGATACGATGATGTGAAAGTTGTTTCACACACCGGCACTGAAATTCATAGTACGCCGGTTCCTGCAAGTTCTAATATTTTACTCATGGTAAATGATGTGGATGTTGTTGGCATTGACGAAGCACAATTTTTTGATGAAGAATTACCGAATGTATGTAAGCAATTAGCCGACATGGGCATTCGTGTGATTGTTGCAGGCTTAGATTTAGATTACTTAGGCAAACCTTTTGGTCCGATACCTAACTTGCTTGCCACTGCAGAATACGTGACTAAGGTACATGCCATTTGCATGCATTGCGGAGATTTAGCTTACGTGTCACACCGAACAATTATCAATGATAAATTGGTTGTATTAGGCGAAACCGACAGCTATGAGCCGCTTTGCAGAGTATGTTACAATAAAGCCAACGAAAACAAGTGA
- a CDS encoding Zn-dependent exopeptidase M28 has product MFRKLFAIVFFLSVTFFTKSQDSLYARLIIKKLTSKECYGRGYLNNGLDVAAKYITDQLKRFKAKPLFSTGYYQWFDFDVNTFPNNVGVKLNGKVIKPGNDFILNPQSGSIKGKFNLKQIDSVTYKAIDSPIPLILSLKRKLTFSVATNSLAGCEVELLNKNQYKDLKTLDVNIESKVLTKFINKNICAYIDGTKNNDTCIYFTAHYDHLGGLGKKTFFPGANDNASGVSVLLNFIKYYSEHPPKYKTVFVFFAGEEAGLLGSKHFVEKGGIDLKSIKFLINLDLLGTGDDGIMVTNGAVLTSQFEMLTKINAQKNYVKEIKKRGKAQNSDHYWFTEKGVPAFFIYTLGGIKAYHDVDDIEKTLPLTDYGDVFRLLRDFVNEL; this is encoded by the coding sequence ATGTTTCGCAAATTATTTGCAATCGTTTTTTTTCTATCCGTTACTTTTTTTACCAAGTCGCAAGATTCACTCTACGCACGTTTAATCATTAAAAAATTAACGTCTAAAGAATGTTATGGGAGGGGTTATCTCAATAACGGTTTGGATGTAGCGGCAAAGTATATTACCGATCAGTTGAAGCGTTTTAAGGCAAAACCGCTCTTCAGCACCGGCTACTACCAATGGTTTGATTTCGATGTAAACACTTTTCCTAATAACGTTGGTGTAAAACTCAATGGTAAAGTCATTAAACCCGGAAACGATTTTATTTTAAATCCTCAAAGCGGAAGCATCAAGGGTAAGTTTAATTTAAAGCAAATAGATAGCGTTACCTATAAAGCGATTGATTCTCCCATACCTTTGATTTTAAGTCTGAAAAGAAAATTAACCTTTAGTGTGGCAACTAATTCTTTAGCAGGATGTGAAGTGGAATTACTCAACAAAAATCAATACAAGGATTTAAAAACACTGGATGTAAACATCGAAAGTAAAGTATTGACTAAATTCATTAATAAAAACATTTGTGCCTATATTGATGGAACAAAAAATAACGACACTTGTATTTATTTCACGGCGCACTACGATCACTTAGGCGGATTAGGAAAGAAAACGTTTTTTCCGGGCGCGAATGATAACGCAAGCGGTGTTAGCGTGCTCCTTAATTTTATAAAATATTACAGCGAACATCCTCCAAAATATAAAACTGTTTTTGTTTTTTTCGCCGGAGAGGAAGCGGGTTTATTGGGCTCTAAACATTTTGTGGAGAAGGGGGGCATTGATTTAAAATCCATTAAATTTTTGATTAATCTGGATTTATTGGGAACCGGCGATGATGGCATTATGGTTACCAATGGCGCGGTGCTAACTTCTCAATTTGAGATGCTGACAAAAATCAACGCTCAAAAGAATTATGTGAAGGAAATCAAGAAAAGAGGGAAGGCTCAAAATAGCGATCATTATTGGTTTACCGAGAAAGGCGTACCCGCATTTTTCATATATACATTAGGCGGAATAAAGGCTTATCACGATGTGGATGATATCGAAAAAACCTTGCCCTTAACCGATTACGGCGATGTTTTCCGTCTTTTACGTGATTTTGTTAATGAGCTTTAA
- a CDS encoding LON peptidase substrate-binding domain-containing protein yields MFPLNMVVLPGETVKLHIYEERYKQLINDCLENEAHFGIPFSVNGKIKTHGVEVKIKKVLKVEENGEMDILVEGVNVFSIMDYSSQLKPKLYGAAIIQYNEEEKLTVSTYLQELAMEYLSLTQNKILDYDSFKTASIFDIANLLQLSAKEKYQLISQDDVNEKEKYLINTFRQTICIFEKETELKDRFIFN; encoded by the coding sequence ATGTTTCCACTTAATATGGTGGTGTTACCGGGCGAAACGGTAAAGCTGCATATTTATGAGGAACGCTACAAACAACTCATTAATGATTGTTTGGAAAACGAAGCGCATTTCGGCATACCGTTTTCGGTTAACGGAAAAATTAAAACGCATGGAGTTGAAGTAAAGATTAAAAAAGTATTGAAGGTGGAAGAGAACGGTGAGATGGATATTTTGGTGGAAGGCGTGAATGTATTTAGCATTATGGATTATTCATCGCAACTAAAACCAAAATTATACGGTGCCGCTATTATTCAGTATAACGAAGAAGAGAAACTAACGGTGAGCACCTACCTGCAAGAACTCGCCATGGAGTACTTATCTTTAACGCAAAACAAAATTCTGGACTACGACTCATTTAAAACAGCGAGCATATTTGATATTGCTAATTTGTTGCAATTATCAGCTAAAGAAAAGTATCAACTGATTTCACAAGATGATGTTAACGAGAAGGAGAAATATCTCATCAATACTTTCCGTCAAACCATCTGCATTTTTGAGAAAGAAACTGAATTAAAAGACCGTTTCATTTTCAATTAA
- a CDS encoding polymer-forming cytoskeletal protein, translated as MLGIGNKHSGSESGAINLIGSGTTINGDIQSSGDVRIDGTLTGNITLSGRLVIGSNGKIEGNVICQNADISGEIKGKVQISEMLSLKATAKILGDIATGKISIEPGAVFTGTCNMGAIVKNINATGEKSIATKTA; from the coding sequence ATGTTAGGAATTGGAAACAAACATTCAGGCAGCGAAAGTGGTGCCATTAACCTGATTGGAAGTGGAACTACCATAAACGGAGATATTCAATCAAGCGGCGATGTTCGCATTGATGGTACTTTAACCGGTAACATTACCTTAAGCGGAAGATTAGTAATTGGTTCGAACGGAAAAATTGAAGGCAATGTGATTTGCCAGAATGCAGATATATCCGGAGAAATAAAAGGTAAAGTTCAAATTTCAGAGATGTTGTCATTAAAGGCAACAGCGAAAATATTAGGCGATATTGCCACCGGAAAAATTTCCATTGAACCGGGTGCCGTATTTACAGGAACCTGTAATATGGGCGCTATCGTGAAAAACATTAACGCAACAGGTGAAAAATCAATCGCCACAAAAACAGCCTAA
- a CDS encoding MotA/TolQ/ExbB proton channel family protein — protein sequence MLNFILQAGINAVNAVAASDSLAAANTGIQTVENAAPEVTETKISLIDMVMKGGPVMVILGLLFAVSIYVLVERLMIISKASKKNPTLISGIKEFINTGNLANARSMCKAINTPEALMLEQGISRIGQPVQEIREAMNQSGSNELSKLEKNLSILNITGRIAPMFGFIGTIFGVIKIFYDIALAKTVEIEVISTGLYQKMITSAGGLVVGVLAFVAYQWLNARIDKISVRMEEAQIQFLDMLNEPTK from the coding sequence ATGCTAAACTTTATTTTACAGGCAGGTATAAATGCTGTTAACGCCGTAGCCGCAAGCGATTCATTAGCCGCAGCTAATACAGGAATTCAAACCGTTGAAAATGCAGCTCCTGAAGTTACCGAGACTAAAATTTCATTGATTGATATGGTGATGAAAGGTGGACCGGTAATGGTTATCTTGGGATTACTTTTCGCAGTTTCCATCTATGTTTTGGTGGAGCGTTTAATGATTATCTCCAAAGCGTCTAAGAAAAATCCGACTTTAATCTCAGGAATTAAAGAATTTATAAATACAGGTAATCTCGCGAATGCGCGCAGCATGTGCAAAGCCATAAATACACCGGAGGCGCTAATGCTCGAGCAAGGAATTTCTCGTATCGGTCAGCCAGTGCAAGAAATCCGTGAGGCAATGAATCAAAGCGGTTCTAACGAATTAAGTAAACTCGAAAAAAACCTGAGTATCCTGAATATTACAGGCCGAATCGCGCCAATGTTCGGATTTATCGGCACCATCTTTGGTGTAATTAAAATTTTCTACGATATCGCTTTGGCAAAAACAGTAGAAATTGAAGTTATCTCAACGGGTTTATACCAAAAGATGATTACATCAGCAGGTGGATTAGTGGTAGGTGTATTAGCCTTCGTAGCTTACCAATGGTTAAATGCCCGCATCGATAAAATATCTGTGCGCATGGAAGAAGCACAAATTCAGTTTTTAGATATGCTGAACGAACCAACAAAATAG
- a CDS encoding response regulator transcription factor, with product MKALILDDDIAHVGFISGLLKKYFPQFNSITEMTSAEEVSKNLLLETYDLLLFDVELQNNETIFDYIDTFNISGTKVIFITGHPDYAIKAIKNKAIDYILKPVNINEFKTAINAALQEITINSTEVNTKTVAESQNKNLVINELEQIKIMSLHSIEYFEAEGPYTKVYLTDNSVITSSKNLKYYEELTSKHGFFRVHNSYLANVLHIKQILKKDGLTLEMKSGNKIDVSLRKKEDLFNYLNQMQVNHL from the coding sequence ATGAAAGCATTAATATTAGATGATGATATAGCCCATGTAGGATTCATTAGTGGACTTTTAAAAAAGTATTTTCCTCAATTCAATTCAATAACAGAAATGACTTCTGCGGAAGAGGTATCAAAAAATCTCTTACTTGAAACTTATGATCTTTTACTTTTTGATGTTGAATTACAAAACAATGAAACCATTTTTGATTATATAGACACATTTAATATATCAGGCACCAAAGTAATTTTTATTACCGGACACCCTGATTATGCTATCAAGGCCATAAAAAACAAAGCCATTGATTACATTCTGAAACCGGTTAATATTAACGAATTTAAGACCGCGATTAATGCGGCTTTGCAAGAAATTACAATTAATTCCACAGAAGTAAACACAAAGACAGTTGCAGAAAGTCAAAACAAAAACTTAGTGATTAATGAACTCGAACAAATTAAAATAATGTCGCTTCACTCTATTGAATATTTTGAGGCCGAAGGACCATATACTAAAGTTTACCTAACTGATAATAGCGTTATAACTTCTTCCAAGAACTTAAAATACTATGAAGAACTAACAAGTAAACATGGTTTTTTTCGTGTGCACAATTCTTATTTAGCAAATGTTCTACACATTAAACAAATTCTTAAAAAAGACGGATTAACATTAGAAATGAAATCAGGTAATAAAATTGATGTTTCGTTACGAAAAAAAGAAGATCTTTTTAATTATTTAAATCAGATGCAAGTAAATCATTTGTAG